The genomic region GGAGATGGTAAGTTTTTGGGAACTCTTCCAAAGACTATATCCCACTACATATTGGCTAAGGAGAGACAGGGAAAAAGAGTGACCTGCAGGGAGCTCTACTTCGAACCTGACGTGTTCAGTGAGAACTCCTACTGGGTAGAAATCAAATGTCTCTAAGGGTCTCAAACCTTTCTGTTGAAGTAGAGGGAATAAAGCTTATAGAGGATATAAGCTTTGAGTGCAGAAGAGGAGAGAGAGTAGCTCTTGTTGGTGAAAGTGGAAGTGGAAAATCCCTTGCAGCACTTTCTGTTCTAAAGCTCCTTCCTCAAAACTTCAGAGTAAGTGGTACTGTAAATTCTGGGAAAAGGGACGTTTTAAAGTTGAAAGGGGAGGAGCTCCGTAATTTCCGCTGGAAGGAAGTTTCGATAGTCTTTCAGGACCCATCATCATCTTTAAATCCCCTAATGACCGTTGGAGAGCAGGTTGAAGAAGCTCTGGTTTATCACGGCTTCAGAGGAAGCAAAGAGGAGCTCAAGAATAGGGTTTTAGAGCTATTCAGACTGGTAAAAATACCAATGGCTGAAGAGAGGATAAATGCCTATCCTCATCACCTTTCGGGAGGATTAAAACAGAGGGTGGCAATCGCAATGGCTCTTGCCTGTAATCCAAAGTTCCTGATAGCAGATGAGCCTACAACTGCACTTGATGTTACAGTTCAGAGGGAGATACTCAGCCTTTTGGGGGAGCTCTCTAAAAAGGAGAAAATAGGCACTGTTCTTATTACACACGACATGGGAGTTGTAGAGGAGTTTTCAGAGAGAGTCTTCGTAGTCTATTCGGGATTTACAGTTGAGGAGGGAAGGACAAAGGACGTATTTAAAAATCCCCTCCATCCTTACACTGATGGACTCATAAAGTGCTCTCCAAGTATAGAAAGTGTGAAGGTAAAGGGAGAGCTCCAAACAATTCCCGGAAACGTTCCCGAACCGAGAAACCGCCCATCCGGTTGTCCCTTCCATCCAAGGTGTAAATTTAAAAGAAAAGTGTGCATTGAGCGAGTTCCACCACTTAAGACTTTTAAAGATAGGAAAGTTCGTTGTTTCTTTCCTCTAACTTGACTTAAGGTTAAACCTTATGGTTTAATAGTCCCATATCCTAAAAGAACACAGACAGCTAAGGAGCCACAATGTTTAAGAAGCTCTACGACTTTTTCAGCTCTGTAAAGTTAGCCATTTTCCTTCTGCTAACCCTTGCTGTTACTTCCATAGTTGGAACGATAATTGAGCAACAGCAGGACCCTGAGAAGTACCTCAGGGAGTACGGAGAAACTACATACAAAATTCTAAAGTTTTTGGGATTCACCGATGTCTATCACTCTTGGTGGTACATAACACTTCTGACGCTTTTAGCAGTTAACTTAATAGTTTGTTCAATCAAGCGGCTTCCTAAAATCTGGAAAGTAGCTATGAAGCCGCGAAAAACCCTTCCTCCTGGCTATGAGAAAGGACTAAAAATCTCAAACACTATAACGTTAAATGCAAATATTTCGGAACTAAAAGAAAAGCTGATAGAAGTTTTAAAAAGCTACAGATACAAAGCAGAAGTTTCCCTCGAAAATGATAGAGAGGTTCACATTTTTGCAGATAAAAACGTATTTTCTCGGTTTGGTGTTTACATTGTTCACCTTGGTGTTCTTATAGTCCTTATAGGTGGCTTAACGACGGCCTTGTTTGGATTCAGAGGTTATATGAACCTCGCTGAAGGGACGAAAAGTAATCTTGTTAGCTTCTTCTCCGGGCCAAAAATCATCGAACTTCCCTTTTACGTAAGGTGCAACAATTTTAAAATTGATTTCTACCCTTCTGGAATGCCAAAGGCTTACATTTCGGACCTATCAATCATAGAGAACGGAAAGGAAGTACTAAGAAAAACCATTAAAGTTAACGACCCGCTAAAGTATGAAGGAATTTATTTCTACCAAGCCAGCTATGGACAGGGGGAAGCTTTTTTAAAAATTGTCTCTAAATCAGGCCAAAGGATTATTGGTGTTGCCTTTGGCCAGCCTGTAAAGTTGGGAGAGAATACTTACTTGAGAATAATAAGCATAGATGGAAATACGATGACAATAGGAATAGAGTTCATAAGGAATGGAAAAGTTCAACCTGGAGTCATAAAACCCTTTGTCCTGTACAAAATTCCGGGGACGGATAAGTCTGTGGCAATGGTTGACTTCAAACCTGTATTTTACACGGGGCTTCAAGTTTCAAAGGACCCGGGAACTTGGATTGTTTGGACCGGTAGTACTATTTTGATTTTGGGACTCATAGTTGCCTTCTTTATTCCCCACAGGAGAGTCTGGGCAAGGATAGAGAAAAAGGAGGAAAATAGGGCAAGGCTCATTATTGGAGGACTTGCTAACAAAGGGAGTGAGGGATTGGCTACGGAAATTGAGGAGGTCTTAGGGGTGCTGAAGTCTTTATACTGTGAAAATACCCCTAAGGAGGATTAGAAATGGTTTCTTCAGTAACTCTCTTTAACGCAGGAATGGTCGCTTACTTCTTGGCATTCCTCTTTTACACAATTTACGCTTTCTCCAAAACAAACTGGTCGTCAAAGTTGGCCACAAGTTTTGCCTGGTTGGGAGTCCTTGTTCAGGGGGCAGGTTTTATTGTCAGAGGAATAGAGAAGGCTCACGTCAATATGGTTTCCGACTGGACAGCATTTTACAAGTATGCTCCCTTCACAAATATGTACGAGTCCTTAATGCTCTTTGGGTGGTCCGCTGTTCTGCTCTACCTAATATTTGAGTGGAAGTACAAGAACAAGGCATTTGGGATGTTTGTTGTTCCTCTGGCGCTGATAGGGGAGCTCTCAACCCAGATTTTAGGTTTCAGTGAAGAGGCTCAACCTTTAGTTCCAGCTCTTCAGAGCAACTGGCTCCTTTTCCACGTAGTAACAACGTTTATAGGTTACGCTGCTGCTGCCGTTAGTGCAGGTGTTGCTTATGCTTACTTCTCTAAGAGGAACGATACCACAAAATTTGACTGGGCTGTCATATTCTTAACAACCTGGTTCATCTTCTTCTTCATTATCTACTCGGCATTCCGGGAAAAATTCCCTCTCTATTTAGGAATCTCTGCCGTTGTAGCTTTACTGTTCTGCGGTTTTCTCTATCTGATAAAGAGAACGGGTATAGTAAACATACTTCCCTCAATAGAAGCCTTAGAACAGATAATGTACCAATCTGTTGCTGTTGGTTTCGTTTTTCTAACAATCGGAATTATCCTTGGAGCAGTTTGGGCTAAGTATGCATGGGGAGGTTACTGGTCCTGGGACCCAAAGGAAACTTGGTCTCTAATCACTTGGCTTGTATACGCTACCTACCTCCACGCCCGCTACATTAAGGGGTTGAGGGGTAAACCACTTGCATACTTTACAATTTTAGGATTTCTGAGTGTTATATTCACATACTATGGGGTAAACTTAATAATTCCTGGCCTTCACAGTTATGCTCAGTAGGGGGACTTAAAAAGTCCCCTTAATTCTTCTCTTTTAGATATCTATCTATTCCCTTTGCTGCTCTTCTACCGTCCCCCATGGCAACGATTACAGTCGAACCTCCCCTTATAACATCCCCTCCCGCAAATACTCCCGGTAAGTCTGTCATCAGAGTTTCAGGGTCAACAAGGACCTCTCCTTTCTTTCCTCTCTTTATCTCTTTAACACCGTCAACAACGACAGGATTTGGTCCTTGCCCTATGGCCATAACAACTGAGTCAACTTCAATAATGAACTCTGAACCCTCAACGGGAATAGGCCTTCTTCTTCCAGACTCGTCAGGTTCTCCGAGCTTCATCTTCACACACTCAATTCCCTTTATCCAACCGTTCTCTCCAACGAACCTTACAGGATTTGTTAATGTCTTGAATACAACTCCCTCTTCCTCAGCATGTTTTACTTCTTCAATCCTTGCTGGCATTTCCTCCTTTGACCTTCTGTATATTACAAAAACCTCTTCAACATCCTTCAGCCTTTTTGCAGTCCTTGCAACGTCCATTGCGGTATTTCCACCCCCTATTACCGCCAATCTCTTCCCCGTATATACCGGCGTATCAACTTCTGGAAACTTGTAACCTTGCATAAAAATAACCCTCGTCAGAAACTCGTTTGCAGAGTAAACGCCGTTAAGGTTAAGCCCCTCTATGTTCAGCATGTAGGGTAGTCCAGCTCCACTGCCTATAAATACAGCATCAAACTCCTCTAAAAGTTCGTAAATCGTTTTCGTCTTTCCGACAATAAAGTTC from Balnearium lithotrophicum harbors:
- a CDS encoding ABC transporter ATP-binding protein, with amino-acid sequence MSLRVSNLSVEVEGIKLIEDISFECRRGERVALVGESGSGKSLAALSVLKLLPQNFRVSGTVNSGKRDVLKLKGEELRNFRWKEVSIVFQDPSSSLNPLMTVGEQVEEALVYHGFRGSKEELKNRVLELFRLVKIPMAEERINAYPHHLSGGLKQRVAIAMALACNPKFLIADEPTTALDVTVQREILSLLGELSKKEKIGTVLITHDMGVVEEFSERVFVVYSGFTVEEGRTKDVFKNPLHPYTDGLIKCSPSIESVKVKGELQTIPGNVPEPRNRPSGCPFHPRCKFKRKVCIERVPPLKTFKDRKVRCFFPLT
- the resB gene encoding cytochrome c biogenesis protein ResB, producing the protein MFKKLYDFFSSVKLAIFLLLTLAVTSIVGTIIEQQQDPEKYLREYGETTYKILKFLGFTDVYHSWWYITLLTLLAVNLIVCSIKRLPKIWKVAMKPRKTLPPGYEKGLKISNTITLNANISELKEKLIEVLKSYRYKAEVSLENDREVHIFADKNVFSRFGVYIVHLGVLIVLIGGLTTALFGFRGYMNLAEGTKSNLVSFFSGPKIIELPFYVRCNNFKIDFYPSGMPKAYISDLSIIENGKEVLRKTIKVNDPLKYEGIYFYQASYGQGEAFLKIVSKSGQRIIGVAFGQPVKLGENTYLRIISIDGNTMTIGIEFIRNGKVQPGVIKPFVLYKIPGTDKSVAMVDFKPVFYTGLQVSKDPGTWIVWTGSTILILGLIVAFFIPHRRVWARIEKKEENRARLIIGGLANKGSEGLATEIEEVLGVLKSLYCENTPKED
- the ccsB gene encoding c-type cytochrome biogenesis protein CcsB, producing MVSSVTLFNAGMVAYFLAFLFYTIYAFSKTNWSSKLATSFAWLGVLVQGAGFIVRGIEKAHVNMVSDWTAFYKYAPFTNMYESLMLFGWSAVLLYLIFEWKYKNKAFGMFVVPLALIGELSTQILGFSEEAQPLVPALQSNWLLFHVVTTFIGYAAAAVSAGVAYAYFSKRNDTTKFDWAVIFLTTWFIFFFIIYSAFREKFPLYLGISAVVALLFCGFLYLIKRTGIVNILPSIEALEQIMYQSVAVGFVFLTIGIILGAVWAKYAWGGYWSWDPKETWSLITWLVYATYLHARYIKGLRGKPLAYFTILGFLSVIFTYYGVNLIIPGLHSYAQ
- the gltA gene encoding NADPH-dependent glutamate synthase codes for the protein MAKREIIKERVPVPERDPKERIRDFREVKLGYTPQLAMEEAKRCLQCPHSPCVKACPVNVPIPQFIKLIEEGKFVEAARKIKEENILPSVCGRVCPQEIQCEGACVVGKVGTPVAIGALEAFAGDHEASIGYEKIEIKKKTGKRVAVVGSGPAGIACAADLIKMGYEVTIFEALHQPGGVLVYGIPEFRLPNEIVERELRFLQDMGVKIELNFIVGKTKTIYELLEEFDAVFIGSGAGLPYMLNIEGLNLNGVYSANEFLTRVIFMQGYKFPEVDTPVYTGKRLAVIGGGNTAMDVARTAKRLKDVEEVFVIYRRSKEEMPARIEEVKHAEEEGVVFKTLTNPVRFVGENGWIKGIECVKMKLGEPDESGRRRPIPVEGSEFIIEVDSVVMAIGQGPNPVVVDGVKEIKRGKKGEVLVDPETLMTDLPGVFAGGDVIRGGSTVIVAMGDGRRAAKGIDRYLKEKN